One Microbacterium esteraromaticum genomic window carries:
- a CDS encoding AAA family ATPase, translated as MSALDDTGWLRRRHPVVAVTAGDDAPEPSDRWPTSIPAVAQLLREGMRLAPGVTFLVGENGSGKSTIVEGVALAYGLSPEGGSRNARHSTRPTESPLSDWLRLERGIGASSWGFFLRAETMHSFYTYLEQNPSPGDSRFHEMSHGESFLEILSTRFDSPGFYCLDEPEAALSFASTLTLISVLRRIADDGGQVLCATHSPVLASLPGATILEVGEWGLRETTWDDLELVRHWRSFLGEPDRYLRHLLD; from the coding sequence ATGAGTGCGCTCGACGACACGGGATGGCTGCGCCGCAGGCATCCGGTCGTCGCGGTGACCGCGGGCGACGATGCGCCCGAGCCGAGCGACCGGTGGCCGACGAGCATCCCCGCCGTGGCGCAGCTTCTGCGCGAGGGCATGCGGCTCGCACCCGGCGTGACCTTCCTCGTCGGCGAGAACGGCAGCGGCAAGTCGACCATCGTCGAGGGCGTCGCCTTGGCCTACGGACTCTCACCCGAGGGCGGATCGCGCAACGCCAGGCACAGCACCCGACCGACCGAGTCGCCGCTGTCGGACTGGCTGCGGCTCGAGCGCGGCATCGGCGCGAGCTCGTGGGGATTCTTCCTCCGCGCCGAGACGATGCACTCCTTCTACACGTACCTCGAGCAGAACCCGTCTCCCGGCGACTCGCGATTCCACGAGATGAGCCATGGCGAGTCGTTCCTCGAGATCCTGAGCACCCGCTTCGACTCACCCGGCTTCTACTGCCTCGATGAGCCGGAGGCCGCGCTGTCGTTCGCGTCGACCCTCACCCTCATCTCGGTGCTCCGTCGCATCGCCGACGACGGCGGGCAGGTGCTCTGTGCCACCCACTCGCCGGTGCTGGCCTCGCTGCCCGGCGCGACGATCCTCGAGGTCGGCGAGTGGGGTCTGCGCGAGACGACGTGGGACGACCTGGAGCTGGTGCGCCACTGGCGATCGTTCCTCGGCGAGCCTGATCGCTACCTGCGGCACCTGCTCGATTGA
- a CDS encoding sigma-70 family RNA polymerase sigma factor produces MTIAAASAALAWEAERGRLIGIAYRMLGDFGHAEDVVSEVAIEALKAERADAAAVRSWPAWLTTACVRRSIDRVRALVAVREEYTGHWLPEPVATDRLPEDAVADREMLSLALLHLAEQLSPEARAAVVLHRAYAMTAVEIGGILEKSPAAVRQLISRAERRLQLDEHSPRRARPTPRPCAACSRPCRTAISTPCSPC; encoded by the coding sequence ATGACCATCGCCGCCGCCTCCGCCGCGCTGGCATGGGAGGCCGAGCGCGGCAGGCTGATCGGCATCGCATACCGGATGCTCGGCGACTTCGGCCACGCCGAGGACGTCGTCTCGGAGGTCGCGATCGAGGCGCTGAAGGCCGAGCGCGCGGATGCCGCGGCAGTGCGCTCGTGGCCGGCCTGGCTGACCACCGCGTGCGTGCGCCGGTCGATCGACCGCGTGCGCGCGCTGGTCGCCGTCAGGGAGGAGTACACCGGGCACTGGCTGCCCGAACCCGTCGCGACGGATCGGCTGCCCGAAGACGCGGTGGCCGATCGAGAGATGCTCTCGCTGGCGCTGCTTCACCTCGCCGAGCAGCTCTCGCCCGAGGCCCGCGCCGCCGTCGTGCTGCACCGCGCCTACGCGATGACAGCGGTCGAGATCGGCGGGATCCTCGAGAAGTCCCCGGCGGCGGTGCGGCAGCTGATCTCGCGTGCGGAGCGCCGACTGCAGCTCGATGAGCACTCCCCGCGCCGCGCGCGGCCGACCCCGAGGCCCTGCGCAGCCTGCTCGAGGCCGTGCAGGACGGCGATCTCGACACCCTGCTCGCCCTGCTGA
- a CDS encoding carboxymuconolactone decarboxylase family protein, whose translation MTRIDMARTNKLGYAAVIGMEAYASRAVEKRLYELIKLRASILNGCGFCVDMHATDGAKHGIPQRTLHAVGAWQHARNLFEPKELAALALTDAITKLGPDTVTDEIWDAAAEHFDDAQLGALVMAICTINVWNRIAISTQMEPPIDDKHPIV comes from the coding sequence ATGACCAGGATCGACATGGCTCGCACGAACAAGCTCGGCTACGCCGCCGTGATCGGGATGGAGGCGTATGCGAGCAGGGCGGTCGAGAAGCGCCTCTACGAGCTGATCAAGCTGCGCGCGTCGATCCTGAACGGCTGCGGGTTCTGCGTCGACATGCACGCGACCGACGGCGCGAAGCACGGCATCCCGCAGCGCACCCTGCACGCGGTGGGCGCCTGGCAGCACGCCCGCAATCTCTTCGAGCCGAAGGAGCTCGCGGCCCTCGCTCTCACGGACGCGATCACCAAGCTCGGACCCGACACCGTGACCGACGAGATCTGGGATGCGGCGGCCGAGCACTTCGACGACGCGCAGCTCGGCGCGCTCGTCATGGCCATCTGCACGATCAACGTCTGGAACCGCATCGCGATCTCGACGCAGATGGAGCCGCCGATCGATGACAAGCACCCGATCGTGTGA